A region of the Streptomyces sp. NBC_00442 genome:
GCTTCGCTCCCGTACGCAGGACTTCGAGGGCGCCCCAGCCCGAGCCGGTGGCGAGGCTCTCGCCGGGCTCGGCGTCGGCGAAGGGACGCCAGGCGGCGTAGGCCGCGTCCACCGTGGCGCGGGGCAGGGCCCGCTCCAGACTGGCCTCGGCTTCGGCGCGGGCCGCCGCCCAGTCGGGGCCGTGCACGAGCGGGGCGTCGGTGGCCAGCGGGCCGTACGCCTCCAGCCAGGCGAATTCGGCGCCCGGGTCGAGCGGCGCGTGCTCCAGCTGGGTACGGGCGAGGCCCGCCTGGATTTCGGCGTATCCGACGGTGCCGGGCTCGGTCAGCCACTCCTGCCAGCGGCGCCCGCCGCGCCCCGAGCCCCACAGGAACAGTTTGCGGCCGCGCGGGGTGTCCGTGGAGGTCTGGACGAGGCCGTGCCCGCTGTCGTCGAGCGAGGCGATCCAGCGGCGGGCGCCGTCGGGGACCTCGTAGAAATAGTCGGCGGGGTGCTCGCTGCGCAGCGGGTAGGTGCGGTCGATGCCGTCGAGGACCGGCACGGGCACCCGGCGCAGGGTGCGCTCGTACCCGAAGTGCCAGGCCTCGTCGGCGGGAGCGAGCACGCGGGTGCGCTCGCCCTCCTCGACGGCGATGTTGGACCACCAGTAGACGGGCGCGGTCCGCTCGTGCGGGTTGCGGACGCGGACGCCCACGTACAGGAAGTCGGAAGCGTCGGGCAGCCAGAGGTCGACCTGGAAGGGGAGGTCGCGCAGCCGTTCCCACTCCCACAGGCGGACCATCTGCCCGCCGTCCGGCGCCGGGACGAGCGCGGCGTGCAGGGGGGCGCAGGACAGGGTGGTGTGGCCGGTGGCACCGATGTTCCACTCGATGCCGCCGGAGAACCAGGCGCCGTTGAGCGCGAAGTCGGCAGGCTGGAACACCGGGTTGGTGTAGAGCAGTTCGCGGCCGGTGGGCTTGTGGAACAGGGAGTGCACGCGGCCGCCGAGACCGGGCAGCACGGTGGCGCGCAGCCGGTCGTTCTCGATCACGATCGTGTCGAGCTCGACGGTGCCGCGCTCGCGCCCGTAGCCGTCGAGGACCCGCACCGGCAGCAGCGTCTCCAGCGGGGCGTATCCGATCTGGCGGGCCATGTCCCGCGGCAGCCCCTCGCGTGCGCGCTCGTCGAGTCGGTGCAGTTCGTCGCGCGGGCGCAGCGCGGGCAGCGGGTTCGCCTCGCCCAACGGGGCGCCGGGCAGGGTCAGTACGGCACGTCGCACGGTCGTGGCCAAGGCAGCCTCACTCCCTCGTACGGGGCTTCGGCGGCTCTTTCGGCCGATCCCCCGATGACCATGGAACACCGCGCCACTGACAACGGCCAGGGGCACCCCGGGTCAGGATTGCGCAAAGGCCGAGCGGACAGGGGCCGGGGCGGCTGCGCGCGGCGGGCCGGATGCCGTATATCGATCGACAGGATCCGCTCCATGGGCGACGATCTGTCCGCAACGGACAGGCGGTACGGAAGGACAGCGGGACATGAGCGAGCAGCACACCTACCGGGTCATCGTGCGCGGAGTGTGGGACGGCCTGAGCGAGGACTCGCGGGTGCGACTGCTGGCCGAGGCCGACGACCACGGGCTGACCGCGATGACGTTCACGCAGGAGGGCTCGCTCGCCTACGACCGCACCCTGAAGCACTTCTCGTGGCGCTTCACCGTGGTCTCCGACGCCGCCGACGGCGACGAGATGGCCGGCGCGATCGCCGAGGACCGGGCCGAGTCCGCGCTCTCGGCGCTCGGCCACGGGTTCCGCGATCTGCGGTCGACCGTGACCGACCTCGACACCATGAAGATCAACTACAAGGGCGGCGGCCGGCGCTGAGGGAGCCTCGGCCGTTACAGCTCCCTCAGCCGGGCCCGGCCGGCCCCGGCCGGTCGGAACGCGGCTCCGGGGACACCGAGCCCGCCGTCAGCACCCCATGAGCAGGAGGCACCGCGCGCCGAGACGTTGTCCCCGCGCCGTCATTCCATCCCCCGCGCGCCGGGTTCCTCACCGCCCCGCTCCGTCATCTCCTTGGTGATCGCCCACCGTTCGTGGTCGCGCCACGCGCCGTCGATGAAGAGGAAGTCCGGCGAGTAGCCCTCCAGGCGGAAGCCGGCGCGGCGGACCAGGTTGATGGAGCCCTCGTTGCGGGGCTGGATGTTCGCTTCGAGGCGGTGCAGGCCGAGCCGGGTGAAGGCGTGGCGGACGATCAGGGTCAGGCCCTCGCTCATCAGGCCGCGGCCGGCCGCCGGGGCGAACGCGCCGTAGCCGAGCGCGCCGCTCTGGAAGGCGCCCTCCACCACGTTGTTGATGTTGATGAATCCCGCGATGCGGCCGTCGCCGCGCTCGCACACCAGGTAGCCGTGCCGGGCCGGATCGTCGAGGAGGCGGTCCACGTAGCTCGCGTACGCGTCGGGGTCGGCGGGCGGGAAGAGCCAGGGGGCGTGCAGTGGGCGGCTCGCCGCGGCGAGGGCGGTGAATTCGTCGGCGTCCTGACGGGTGAAGGTGCGTATGCCCACGCGGGGGCCCTCGGCGAGGTAGCCGGACTCTGTTCCCATCGGGTCAGGTTACTGATCCACCCGCCCGCAAGGACACGTGCTCCGCGGGGCGGTTCTCGGTCCGCGCCCGTCCGCCCCTCACCTGCTGCGCCTCCTCAGGACGTAGCCGCAGCAGAGCCCGACCACGAACACCGCGAGCAGGGCGAGGTACAGCGGCATGGTGACCTCGGGGATCAGCAGCCGGATCTTGACGCGGCGGGTGTTCTCGAAGATGAAGACGAGCGCCAGGATCGCGAGGACCAGGACCGCGATCCTGCCCGGCGTGACGACGCCGCCCGCCCTGCTCCGCGTACTGCTCGACTCGCCCCTGGGGCTCATGGGCCACCCTTCCGCTCGTGTCCGCCGTGTCCGGTCGTGTCCGCCGCTCGTGTCCGCGCGCGATGCCGCAGCTCCGTTGCGCCCAGCGTGCCGGATGCGCGGGTACGGGGTGCGGTGGAGCGAGCCGTACGGGTGAGCCATGGGCCGCGCGCCGAGCATGGGGCCGCCTTGTCAGACAAGCAGGCGCCGGGCATGCTGGGCTTCCGGTACGTCGAGGGGTGGAGCCATGGCAGGGAGCGGACAGCGGCGCAGGCCGGTCGTGGCGCTGTACGAGCGGATCGCGGACGCGATCCACGACGGCACCTATCCCCCGGGCTCGACACTGCCCTCGGAGCCGAAGCTCGCCGGCGAGCTCGGGGTGAGCCGGCCGGCCCTGCGCGAGGCCCTGCTCCTGCTCCAGGAGGACGGGCTGCTGTCGGTACGGCGCGGGGTGGGCCGCACGGTCAACGACCGGCCGCCCCGGCGCGGCTTCGAGCACGTGCAGCCGCTGGACGACCTGCTCGGCCCGGTGCGGGTGCGGGCCCTGCTGCGCAGCCGTGAGGAGCCCACCGACTTCACCGCGCAGCACCTGCTCGCGCCCGCCGGGTCCGAGCTGCGGTTCTGGGAGTCATTGCTGGTCGGGGCGGATCTTGCCGTTGCGCTCAGCCATGAGTGGGCGGCTCCCGAGGATGTTCTGGAGCGGCTGCACCCGGCCTTTGCGGACGCGCTGGCCGCCGAGCCGGCCTCCTCGATGCTCAGCGTCCTCGCGGACGCCTCGCGGGCCGTGGCGCTGACCGCGCACAGCGGGGTGAGCGCGACGCTGCTGGGGCGGCGCAGGGGCGAGCAGCTCGACCGCCCGGCGGACACCCCGGCCGTGCTGATCACCCAGGTCGTACGGGTCGACGGCACTCCGGTCATGGCCGCGAAGCACATGCTGCCGTCGGGGGCGCCCGCCCTCGCGGTCCTTCAGTCGAATTAGTCGCCGGGGTGGTCGGTGGGCGGCACGCTGTACACTCCCGCCTCATGCACTTGTCAGACAACCTTGCCGCCGCCGCTCCGGTCACCCCCGCGGAGTGGATCCGCCGCGCGCCGAAGGCCGTCCTCCACGACCACCTCGACGGCGGTCTGCGCCCCGCCACCATCGTCGAGCTGGCCCGCGCCTGCGGTTACACCGCGCTGCCGACCGAGGACCCGGTCCAGCTCGCCCTCTGGTTCCGTGACGCCGCGGACTCCGGCTCCCTCGAGCGTTACCTGGAGACCTTCGCCCACACCTGCGCGGTGATGCAGACCCGCGAGGCCCTGCACCGCATCGCGGCCGAGTGCGCCGAGGACCTGGCGGCCGACGGCGTCGTGTACGCGGAGGTGCGCTACGCGCCCGAGCAGCACCTGGAGGGGGGTCTGAGCCTCGACGAGGTCGTGGACGCCGTGAACGAGGGCCTGCGCGAGGGCGAGCGCCGCACCGGCGGCAGGATCACGGTGCGCGCGCTGCTCACCGGCATGCGGCACACCCGGCGCTCCCTGGAGATAGCCGAGCTGACCGTCGCGCACCGCGACCGCGGGGTGGCGGGCTTCGACATCGCGGGCGGCGAGATCGGCAACCCGCCGGCCGAGCACCTGCCCGCCTTCCAGCACCTCAAGCGCGCCAACTGCCACATCACCATCCACGCCGGGGAGGCCGTGGGCGCGGAGTCGGTGCACGAGGCGGTCCAGGTGTGCGGTGCCGAACGCATCGGGCACGGTGTGCGGATCACCGACGACATCGGCGCCGACGGCACGCTCGGACACCTCGCCGCGTACGTCCGCGACAACCGGATCGCCCTGGAGGTCTGCCCGACCTCCAACCTCCAGACGGGCGCGGCCCTTTCGTACGAGAAGCACCCGATCGACGAGTTGCGCAGGCTCGGCTTCACGGTGACCCTCAACACCGACAACCGCCTGGTGTCCGGCACGACGATGAGCGAGGAGTTCCAGCACATGGCGGACGCCTTCGGCTACGGTGCGGACGTCTTCGAGGAGTTCACCGTCGCCGCGGTCGAGGCGGCGTTCCTGCCGCTGCCGGAACGCCGTCGCATCATCGACGAGATCGTGCGTCCGGGCTACGCGGCGCTCAGTTCGACCTCCCGCTGACGACGGGCAGTTGGAGCGTCCCCGTGTCGCCGGGGGCGCTCACGACGGTGACCGGCTTGATGCCCTTGTTGCCGAGGTAGGCGTCGTCGCTGGCGGCGATGGCGAACTCGATGCGGTGCCCGGCCTCGTAGCGGTGGGCGATGCCGGGCAGGGCGACGGTGAACGGTTGGGTGACGTCCGGCACCCTCACTGGCGCGACCAGGCGGCGCACCAGTGTCTTGGTGCCGTCGGGCGCCACGTCGTAGAGCTTGGCGAACAGGACGAGCTTGTCGGCGGCGTCTCTTGAGTTCTGTGTCCTCCTGGCCGTGGGCGAGGACACCTTGAGCGTGGCCTTCGCCGAGCCGACCACGTCGACGGGGGCCGCGAGCGGGTCGGTGTCCCAGCCGAGGTAGGTGCCCGGCGTGTCGTACGGCGCCGGGTCGGGCAGCCCGATCATGCCGGCCAGCGAACTCTCCGAATGGCTCGTCGGCACAAGGGCGTTGGTGTACGTACGGCTGCCGCGCGCCACCTTCGCGCGGTTGTCGACGAGCTTGCCGTCGCCGGAGAGGTACATCTTCTGCGTGAGCGGCGGAACCTTGGCCGCCTCGCCGTAGCCGCTCTGCCAGTCGCGGTAGTACGCGAAGGCCGGCCCGGTGTCGGTGTGCCTCAGCCCTCGCAGGTAGCGGTCGAACCAGGACAGGATGCGCCGACCGGTATAGCTGCTCTCCATGTTGCCCTTGGACAGGTCGAGTTCGCCGGGCGCCTGACCGCCGCTGTGGCCCCAGGACTGCCAGATCATCTTGGTGGTGGTGCCGTTGCCCTTGAGCGTGTTGTACGTCGCCGTGGCCTCGTTGAGGTTGAACAGGCTGTCGGTCTGTCCCTGGATGAGCAGGGTGGGGGCCTCGACCCGGTCGAGATAGGTCACCGGGGAGACGCTGCGGGCGTAGCGCAGCATCGCGGCGGTGGGGGCCGCGGGGTAGCTGCCCGAGTTCAGCAGGCCGATCGTCTTGCAGGCGTCGGGGGCGAAGTGCACGCAGCCGAGCGTGCCCCAGCGGGACGGGTCGAGGTTGGGCAGCGTGATCGGTTGGCTCTCGCCGATGAGGTAGAACCCGTTGGTCCACTGCCACTTGAAGGCGCCCGGCACGGTACGGTCGGCGGCGTTGTTGGGGTCGAGCGCGTACGACAGGTCGTTCCAGGTGATCATCGGGACCAGTGCGTCGACGCGGTGGTCGACGGCCGCCGTCGCCATCTGGATGGCGCCGCCGTAGGAGCCGCCGATCATGCCGACGCGCGGGTCGCCGGGGCGGTCCCGGGTGACGAAGTCGATGCGCGTGCCGTCGTCGGCGGCGCGGGTCCCGGCGAGGAAGTCGATGAGGCGGGACGCGGCGCGGCCGTCGGTGCCGGGAGCGTCCAGGGAGATGAGGCAGCCGGACTCGCCGAAGCCGAGCCCCGAGTAGGCGAGGGTGACGTAGCCGCGGTCGGCGAACGCCTTGGCGGTTCCGGTGGTGGAGCCGTCCGACTTGCTGCCGCCGAAGCCGTTGGTGGTGAGTACGGCGGGCGCGGGGTGCCGCTTGTCGACGCCGGCCGGGCGGTAGAGATCGGCGTCGATGGCGCAGGTCCGGTCGCCCGCGCGGACCGTGAACTTCAGGGGTGTGACCGTGACGTGGCCTGCGGTGGGAGCCTGTGCGGCGGCGGGCGCGGCCGCGAGCAGCGGTACGGCGAGCGCCGCGCCGAGAGCGGCCGCCAGCGGCTTGCGGGATCTGGGCACGGTAGGGCGACGGGTCACGGTGTCCTCCACGGCGAGCGGGCCTACCGATCGGTAGGCCCGGCGCCCTCATGCTGTGACACGTCATGGATCACGTCAACGCCTCGGACGCACAAGGTTGTTGATGCGTGTGGGGGACACGGAGGATGGGCTCGGGGGGCGGTCCCGGCCGCACGATCGGGCTCCCCCGTCAGATGAGGGCGGGCGTCTCCAGGGTGAGGGTGCCCCGGTCCGCGTCCAGGACCGCGGGCGCGCCCAGCGGCATGGTCAGGGCGTTCGCGCAGTGCCCGAAGCCGAGGTTCTCCACGACGGGCACGCCCACGCGGCCGAGGCGCTCGTACAGCACCGGGCGCACCCTCTCCTCGTAGGGGCCGCACTCCTGCCAGGAGCCGAGCGCGATGCCGGTGACGCCCTCCAGGCGTCCCGCGCGCAGGAGTTGGGTCAGGGCGCGGTCCAGGCGGTAGTCCTCCTCGCCGATGTCTTCGAGCAGGAGCAGGCCGCCGGCGGACGTCGGCCGGGCGTGCGGGGTGGCGAGTTCCGCGGTGAGCAGGGAGAGGCAGCCGCCGAAGGTGACGCCGCGGGCCCGGCCGGGCACCAGGGCGCGGGCGCCCGGCCGGCCGAGGGTCATCGCGGCTTCCGGCTCGAACAGGGTGGTGCGCAGGGATTCCTGGGCGGCTGCGTCGGTGACGAAGGACTGTGCGGAGGCCATCGGGCCGTACAGGGTGGACAGGCCGAGACGGACGGCGAACGCCTCGTGCAGGACGGTCGTGTCGCTGTAACCGATGAGCACCTTGGGGCCCGCGGCCCGCATCGCCTCCCAGTCGAGGAGGTCGACCATGCGCTGGGCCCCGTAGCCGCCGCGGGCGCACATCACCGCGTCGACGGCGGGGTCGCACCAGGCGTCCTGGAAGTCGCGCGCCCGCTTCTCGTCCTCGCCCGCCAGATATCCGAACCGTGGGTGCCGCTCGGCCACCTGAGGACCAGCGACCGCATCGAGGCCCCAGCCGCGCAGGACGTCGAGCCCGGCCCGCAGCCGGTCCTCGACGACGGGTCCGCTGGGCGCGGTGACGGCGATCACGGCGCCGGGGCGCAGCCGGGACGGGCGGGTGAGGGCCGTCACGCTCACTTGGTGAGCTCCAGGAGCGGGATGTCGTTCCTGTCGATCGCGAACACCTGGGCGTACAGGGAGAATTCGGCTTCGAGAGCGCGGATCATGGTGTCCGCCCGGCGGAAGCCGTGGCCCTCGCCCTCGAAGGTGAGGTAGGCGTGCGGGATGCCGCGGCCGGCCATCTTCTCCAGGAATTCCTCGCACTGTGCGGGCGGACAGACCGCGTCGTCGAGGCCCTGGAGCAGCAGGAAGGGGGCGGTGACGCGGTCGGCGTGCCGGCCGGGCGAGCGTTCGCGGTAGCGGCCGGGCTGTTCGGCGTAGGGGCCGACCAGGCTCTCCAGGTACTGCGATTCGAAGTCGTGGGTGGTGGTGAGCCAGCTCGTGAGGTCGAGCACGGGAAAGCTGATGGCGCCGCAGGCGTACACGTCGGTGGTGGCGAGGGAGGCCGCCGTGGTCCAGCCGCCCGCGCTGCCGCCGCGGATCGCGATGCGGCGCGGGTCGGCGGTGCCCTCGTCGGCCAGGGCGCGGGCGACGGCGGCGCAGTCCTCCACGTCGACGACCCCCCACTGTTCGCGCAGTCGGTTGCGGTAGGCGCGCCCGTATCCGCTGGAGCCGCCGTAGTCGACCTTGACGACGCCGATGCCGCGCGAGGTGAAGTACGCGGTCTCCAGGTCG
Encoded here:
- a CDS encoding S66 peptidase family protein; the protein is MSVTALTRPSRLRPGAVIAVTAPSGPVVEDRLRAGLDVLRGWGLDAVAGPQVAERHPRFGYLAGEDEKRARDFQDAWCDPAVDAVMCARGGYGAQRMVDLLDWEAMRAAGPKVLIGYSDTTVLHEAFAVRLGLSTLYGPMASAQSFVTDAAAQESLRTTLFEPEAAMTLGRPGARALVPGRARGVTFGGCLSLLTAELATPHARPTSAGGLLLLEDIGEEDYRLDRALTQLLRAGRLEGVTGIALGSWQECGPYEERVRPVLYERLGRVGVPVVENLGFGHCANALTMPLGAPAVLDADRGTLTLETPALI
- a CDS encoding GntR family transcriptional regulator, with amino-acid sequence MAGSGQRRRPVVALYERIADAIHDGTYPPGSTLPSEPKLAGELGVSRPALREALLLLQEDGLLSVRRGVGRTVNDRPPRRGFEHVQPLDDLLGPVRVRALLRSREEPTDFTAQHLLAPAGSELRFWESLLVGADLAVALSHEWAAPEDVLERLHPAFADALAAEPASSMLSVLADASRAVALTAHSGVSATLLGRRRGEQLDRPADTPAVLITQVVRVDGTPVMAAKHMLPSGAPALAVLQSN
- a CDS encoding LapA family protein, which gives rise to MSPRGESSSTRSRAGGVVTPGRIAVLVLAILALVFIFENTRRVKIRLLIPEVTMPLYLALLAVFVVGLCCGYVLRRRSR
- a CDS encoding DUF5107 domain-containing protein, whose amino-acid sequence is MATTVRRAVLTLPGAPLGEANPLPALRPRDELHRLDERAREGLPRDMARQIGYAPLETLLPVRVLDGYGRERGTVELDTIVIENDRLRATVLPGLGGRVHSLFHKPTGRELLYTNPVFQPADFALNGAWFSGGIEWNIGATGHTTLSCAPLHAALVPAPDGGQMVRLWEWERLRDLPFQVDLWLPDASDFLYVGVRVRNPHERTAPVYWWSNIAVEEGERTRVLAPADEAWHFGYERTLRRVPVPVLDGIDRTYPLRSEHPADYFYEVPDGARRWIASLDDSGHGLVQTSTDTPRGRKLFLWGSGRGGRRWQEWLTEPGTVGYAEIQAGLARTQLEHAPLDPGAEFAWLEAYGPLATDAPLVHGPDWAAARAEAEASLERALPRATVDAAYAAWRPFADAEPGESLATGSGWGALEVLRTGAKLPGTPFPDLTLTQEQLPWLELLRAGVFPEPRKVAPPGPTLVAPHWRDMLETAPADPLTEYHLGIAQWHAGDRAQAVRSWERGLPLAPSRWPLLRCLAVADQLSGHASRAADRYAEAYDDFCQERREGDAWTAADAALGREAMDALLLAGRPADARAIWARLRPAVRERGRFRLVEAQLLLAEGDPHAARALFDAGFEVADLREGAEILNDLWSRLTDDPLPDRYQYRMRPED
- a CDS encoding GNAT family N-acetyltransferase, with protein sequence MGTESGYLAEGPRVGIRTFTRQDADEFTALAAASRPLHAPWLFPPADPDAYASYVDRLLDDPARHGYLVCERGDGRIAGFININNVVEGAFQSGALGYGAFAPAAGRGLMSEGLTLIVRHAFTRLGLHRLEANIQPRNEGSINLVRRAGFRLEGYSPDFLFIDGAWRDHERWAITKEMTERGGEEPGARGME
- a CDS encoding adenosine deaminase — protein: MHLSDNLAAAAPVTPAEWIRRAPKAVLHDHLDGGLRPATIVELARACGYTALPTEDPVQLALWFRDAADSGSLERYLETFAHTCAVMQTREALHRIAAECAEDLAADGVVYAEVRYAPEQHLEGGLSLDEVVDAVNEGLREGERRTGGRITVRALLTGMRHTRRSLEIAELTVAHRDRGVAGFDIAGGEIGNPPAEHLPAFQHLKRANCHITIHAGEAVGAESVHEAVQVCGAERIGHGVRITDDIGADGTLGHLAAYVRDNRIALEVCPTSNLQTGAALSYEKHPIDELRRLGFTVTLNTDNRLVSGTTMSEEFQHMADAFGYGADVFEEFTVAAVEAAFLPLPERRRIIDEIVRPGYAALSSTSR
- a CDS encoding DUF6204 family protein, which translates into the protein MSEQHTYRVIVRGVWDGLSEDSRVRLLAEADDHGLTAMTFTQEGSLAYDRTLKHFSWRFTVVSDAADGDEMAGAIAEDRAESALSALGHGFRDLRSTVTDLDTMKINYKGGGRR
- a CDS encoding CocE/NonD family hydrolase, with the protein product MTRRPTVPRSRKPLAAALGAALAVPLLAAAPAAAQAPTAGHVTVTPLKFTVRAGDRTCAIDADLYRPAGVDKRHPAPAVLTTNGFGGSKSDGSTTGTAKAFADRGYVTLAYSGLGFGESGCLISLDAPGTDGRAASRLIDFLAGTRAADDGTRIDFVTRDRPGDPRVGMIGGSYGGAIQMATAAVDHRVDALVPMITWNDLSYALDPNNAADRTVPGAFKWQWTNGFYLIGESQPITLPNLDPSRWGTLGCVHFAPDACKTIGLLNSGSYPAAPTAAMLRYARSVSPVTYLDRVEAPTLLIQGQTDSLFNLNEATATYNTLKGNGTTTKMIWQSWGHSGGQAPGELDLSKGNMESSYTGRRILSWFDRYLRGLRHTDTGPAFAYYRDWQSGYGEAAKVPPLTQKMYLSGDGKLVDNRAKVARGSRTYTNALVPTSHSESSLAGMIGLPDPAPYDTPGTYLGWDTDPLAAPVDVVGSAKATLKVSSPTARRTQNSRDAADKLVLFAKLYDVAPDGTKTLVRRLVAPVRVPDVTQPFTVALPGIAHRYEAGHRIEFAIAASDDAYLGNKGIKPVTVVSAPGDTGTLQLPVVSGRSN